The proteins below come from a single Rosa rugosa chromosome 2, drRosRugo1.1, whole genome shotgun sequence genomic window:
- the LOC133730396 gene encoding uncharacterized protein LOC133730396, which translates to MVEQECKDSWIWFLELLANDLDIRSDGAGWTFISDKQKGLLPAFEVVLPSAEHRFCVRHLWTNFNKKFPGKALKDQLWAIAKSTTMAYFIAEMVLMNQMEPGAYNYLTEPERPAKHWSRSHFNTVLKCDILLNNLSESFNAFILPARVKPVISMFEEMRIKLMKRIHIRRDKIMKVQDTICPKPREILEKNKVKAATDCIPFGSGSSKIEVESIGGARYIVDIERRSCACRRWDLSGIPCKHAISAIHYMREKPEDYVDTAYWTKTYLAIYSNTISPVNGIDLWERTDDAAIFPPQYNRQPGRPKTKRIKDSQEKATEGTKLGRVQKSLKCSSCGVLGHNVKTCHSLDYYFIESNANCILILNVFG; encoded by the exons ATGGTGGAGCAGGAGTGTAAGGATAGTTGGATATGGTTTCTGGAGTTGTTGGCTAATGACTTGGACATTAGGAGTGATGGAGCTGGGTGGACGTTTATATCTGATAAACAAAAGGGCCTTTTACCAGCATTTGAGGTGGTTTTGCCAAGTGCGGAGCACAGGTTCTGTGTAAGACATTTATGGACGAATTTCAACAAGAAGTTTCCAGGGAAAGCTTTGAAGGACCAATTATGGGCCATCGCAAAGTCAACCACAATGGCTTACTTTATTGCGGAGATGGTCCTAATGAACCAAATGGAGCCAGGGGCTTATAACTATCTCACAG AACCTGAAAGACCTGCAAAGCACTGGTCTAGGTCACATTTCAACACAGTGCTTAAATGTGACATTCTACTCAACAATCTCAGTGAAAGCTTCAATGCCTTCATACTGCCCGCAAGAGTCAAACCTGTAATCAGCATGTTTGAGGAAATGAGGATCAAGTTGATGAAGAGGATTCACATTAGGAGGGACAAGATTATGAAGGTTCAGGATACCATCTGCCCCAAACCAAGAGAAATACTGGAGAAGAACAAAGTGAAAGCTGCCACAGACTGCATCCCATTTGGTTCAGGAAGCTCAAAAATCGAAGTGGAAAGCATTGGAGGAGCAAGATATATAGTTGATATTGAGAGAAGGAGTTGTGCTTGTAGGAGATGGGATTTGAGTGGGATCCCTTGCAAACATGCTATATCTGCCATCCACTACATGAGGGAAAAACCTGAGGATTATGTTGATACAGCCTACTGGACAAAGACATACTTGGCCATCTACTCAAACACCATCAGCCCTGTAAATGGAATCGATCTTTGGGAAAGGACTGATGATGCTGCAATTTTTCCTCCTCAGTACAACAGACAGCCTGGTAGGCCAAAAACCAAGAGAATTAAGGATTCACAAGAGAAAGCTACTGAGGGAACCAAGCTGGGAAGAGTGCAGAAATCATTGAAGTGCAGCAGCTGTGGGGTTTTGGGGCACAATGTGAAGACCTGCCACAGCTTAGATTACTATTTCATCGAGTCAAATGCTAATTGTATTTTAATCTTGAATGTTTTTGGCTGA
- the LOC133730397 gene encoding uncharacterized protein LOC133730397: MFVLAFDLRRDRNKVLKGGPWRFNQALVVLQEYDGVSPIHEIDLTSLFFWVRIGNIPPLFEEPDMIKSIASVAGKFLEMDDKLFENVGKVRVHVAHDISKPFFLKKTLKLAPYVEVEISYFFENLVGKCDHCNLIYHEGDHWPLIGSHAAPVTTKGMGDPRVEIGRHSLGQNATEPASHDPGKCMELVNVSEDVVSPNRNAEMALEEQTGTPELATGKEKENRGDKRTQQPPSPAKSP; encoded by the exons ATGTTTGTCCTTGCTTTTGATTTGCGCAGGGATCGAAACAAGGTGTTGAAAGGAGGGCCTTGGAGATTCAATCAGGCTCTTGTTGTGCTTCAAGAATATGATGGTGTTTCCCCTATTCATGAGATTGATCTGACCTCACTTTTCTTCTGGGTTCGAATTGGCAACATACCACCTCTGTTTGAAGAGCCTGACATGATAAAGAGCATTGCGTCGGTGGCTGGTAAGTTTCTTGAAATGGATGATAAACTCTTTGAGAATGTTGGCAAAGTTAGGGTTCATGTTGCACATGATATTTCGAAACCTTTCTTTctcaagaaaaccctaaagcttGCACCTTATGTTGAAGTCGAAATCTCGTATTTCTTTGAGAACCTTGTGGGTAAATGTGATCATTGCAACCTGATCTATCATGAAGGGGATCATTGGCCTTTAATAGGAAGCCATGCAGCACCGGTTACAACTAAAGGGATGGGTGATCCAAGAGTTGAGATTGGACGTCATTCCCTAGG CCAAAATGCTACAGAGCCTGCAAGCCATGATCCAGGTAAGTGCATGGAACTTGTGAATGTGAGTGAGGATGTGGTTAGTCCAAATCGCAATGCTGAAATGGCTCTTGAGGAGCAGACAGGTACTCCTGAGCTGGCtacaggaaaagaaaaagaaaataggggTGACAAGCGTACCCAACAACCTCCCTCTCCTGCCAAGTCTCCATAG